From the genome of Nitrosopumilus sp., one region includes:
- a CDS encoding ParB/RepB/Spo0J family partition protein translates to MKPSLISHKIETVPISKVSVWDEVEARKLNSDGIKELADSIVQEGLQNPPVVQKTKDGKYKLIAGQRRLAALKRIGTKNIPVLVVKRPYDDENARAVSIVENLHRKQMKSDEMAEACDFLVKSMKSSKKAATALGISPQTLRSYSGFNSVPEKLQQLVPKTISRSEALRLYRIISKADSAVEIANRISRYSPAAKKRYLDALALDPAASHATVRRMANHFKEKQNIRVKLTRQQAKGFSKAATDNSTEPNELAAKIVSDWLSKKGYN, encoded by the coding sequence TTGAAGCCTTCTTTGATTTCACATAAGATTGAGACTGTACCAATTTCCAAAGTATCTGTTTGGGACGAGGTAGAGGCAAGAAAACTAAATTCTGACGGTATCAAGGAGCTAGCTGACAGCATAGTGCAAGAGGGACTGCAAAATCCCCCAGTTGTTCAAAAGACAAAGGATGGAAAATACAAACTGATTGCAGGACAAAGAAGGCTGGCAGCATTGAAAAGAATAGGAACCAAGAATATTCCGGTACTGGTCGTAAAGCGTCCATATGACGATGAAAATGCCAGGGCCGTATCAATAGTTGAAAATCTGCATAGAAAGCAGATGAAATCCGATGAGATGGCTGAGGCCTGTGATTTTCTGGTGAAATCCATGAAATCCAGCAAAAAGGCAGCCACTGCATTGGGAATAAGCCCTCAAACGCTTCGCAGCTATTCAGGATTTAACAGCGTGCCTGAAAAACTTCAACAGTTGGTTCCAAAAACGATCTCTCGAAGCGAGGCATTAAGACTATACAGAATTATTTCCAAAGCTGACAGTGCTGTGGAAATTGCAAACAGAATCAGCAGATATTCTCCCGCTGCAAAAAAAAGATACCTTGACGCATTGGCATTGGATCCTGCTGCATCGCATGCCACAGTAAGAAGAATGGCAAATCATTTCAAGGAAAAGCAAAATATTCGCGTAAAACTGACAAGACAGCAGGCAAAGGGTTTCTCAAAGGCCGCAACAGACAATTCAACTGAGCCAAACGAATTGGCAGCAAAGATAGTCTCTGATTGGCTGTCCAAAAAAGGCTACAACTGA
- a CDS encoding DUF1282 domain-containing protein, translating to MNMETMTRSLDARINAMMSVLIRPNRTFSEIAGNHKGYFVAAIALLAISSFFFVNYTTEELDPVLSINEMGYVLDARYQAESFGKSVFWNILSIVLIFYIGMRIGGSNSFRKVFSVMAFAMIPVLVGGITLHIFFTYPPLLEGITGIGKESPEFAGLFWPLYFAFMIFALWSFVLTIKAIKIVDKISTAKAFGILLASVVAIYFVNLAITFAL from the coding sequence ATGAACATGGAAACAATGACTAGATCATTGGATGCCAGAATTAATGCAATGATGTCGGTATTGATCAGACCCAACCGCACATTCAGTGAAATTGCAGGGAATCATAAAGGCTATTTTGTCGCTGCAATTGCATTACTTGCAATCTCATCCTTTTTCTTTGTCAACTATACTACTGAAGAATTGGATCCAGTACTTTCAATCAATGAAATGGGCTATGTCTTGGATGCAAGATATCAGGCCGAAAGTTTTGGAAAGTCTGTTTTTTGGAATATTCTTTCCATAGTATTGATATTTTACATCGGAATGAGGATTGGCGGAAGTAACAGTTTCAGAAAGGTGTTTTCAGTCATGGCATTTGCCATGATTCCGGTACTTGTTGGAGGAATCACACTGCACATCTTTTTCACGTATCCTCCTTTGCTGGAGGGCATCACTGGAATAGGCAAAGAGAGTCCCGAATTTGCAGGTCTGTTTTGGCCTCTTTACTTTGCATTCATGATATTTGCATTATGGTCATTTGTCCTTACGATAAAGGCAATAAAGATTGTCGACAAAATTAGCACTGCAAAGGCATTTGGAATTTTATTGGCATCTGTAGTTGCAATATACTTTGTAAATTTGGCAATCACTTTTGCATTGTAA
- the pstS gene encoding phosphate ABC transporter substrate-binding protein PstS, with product MTTKTSLLILLAALGAIITPLYADASTTAPNTPDPNQEFTLTGAGATFPFPLIDLWRVEYNNVQNNVNLNYQLIGSGGGIKQHIEKTVNFVTSDKPMSEAERELAPGTLHIPESIGGVVIVYNIPEVPNKGLKLTSDTIAGIFLGEITRWNDPAITAENQGLNLPDKEIITAHRSDGSGTTFIFTDYLTAVSPTWDEQIGKGKSVPWPLGLGAAGNEGVAAIVKSTEYSIGYVELAYAFQTGMSYASVQNAEKSAFIEPSLDSISAASSGVADTLPAAEDSWVGVSLVNAPGSDSYPIASFTYLLVYDDLKSVTNNKEQAKAAIHLIHWMITDGQEFSSSLLYVPLADKVTELGKQGLSKVTYGGEYLWNYETDTSTDLGIPKWIRDNAKWWSEGLVTDQDYVNGLQYLIQQGILKV from the coding sequence ATGACAACAAAAACATCATTACTGATTTTATTGGCTGCACTTGGAGCGATCATTACTCCACTTTATGCAGACGCATCAACAACAGCACCGAACACACCTGATCCAAATCAAGAGTTTACTTTGACGGGAGCAGGAGCGACATTTCCATTCCCTCTGATTGATCTATGGAGAGTTGAATACAATAATGTACAAAACAACGTAAACCTGAACTATCAGTTAATTGGTAGTGGCGGTGGAATCAAACAACACATAGAAAAAACTGTGAATTTTGTAACATCTGACAAACCCATGAGTGAAGCAGAAAGAGAATTGGCTCCGGGAACATTGCACATCCCCGAATCAATTGGAGGGGTGGTTATAGTGTATAACATTCCTGAAGTTCCAAACAAAGGATTAAAGCTAACTTCTGATACCATTGCTGGAATATTCTTGGGAGAAATTACAAGATGGAATGATCCTGCAATCACTGCAGAAAATCAGGGATTGAATCTACCGGATAAAGAAATCATCACAGCACACCGATCAGATGGTTCTGGAACCACCTTCATATTCACTGACTACCTAACTGCAGTCAGCCCCACATGGGATGAACAAATAGGTAAGGGAAAATCCGTTCCGTGGCCTTTGGGTCTTGGGGCTGCTGGAAATGAAGGCGTTGCAGCAATTGTAAAGTCCACGGAATATTCAATCGGATATGTAGAATTGGCTTATGCATTCCAGACAGGAATGAGCTATGCATCAGTTCAAAATGCTGAAAAATCTGCATTCATTGAACCATCCTTGGACAGTATCTCTGCTGCCTCTAGCGGTGTTGCCGATACCCTGCCAGCAGCTGAAGACAGCTGGGTCGGAGTGTCACTTGTAAATGCACCAGGTTCTGATTCATATCCCATTGCCAGTTTTACATACTTGCTAGTGTATGATGATCTAAAATCCGTAACTAACAACAAAGAACAAGCAAAAGCTGCTATCCACTTGATCCATTGGATGATTACGGATGGTCAAGAGTTCTCATCAAGTTTACTATACGTTCCACTTGCGGACAAGGTGACAGAACTTGGCAAGCAAGGATTATCAAAAGTAACCTATGGTGGAGAATATCTTTGGAACTATGAGACGGATACAAGCACAGATTTGGGAATTCCAAAATGGATCAGAGATAATGCAAAGTGGTGGTCTGAAGGATTGGTAACTGATCAAGACTATGTCAACGGATTGCAATACCTTATTCAACAAGGCATTCTCAAAGTCTAA
- the pstC gene encoding phosphate ABC transporter permease subunit PstC encodes MFVLHITNDFCCNCVERKIVTSHKPKINSDQIFKLCATIAGTFVLVIIALMVFQLISESYPIWEEEGFSFVIGTDWNAVEGRESFGALPYILGTLTTAALAMVIGVPLSIGIAMFVSDAPPKIGAPLGFLVELLTAVPSIIYGLWGLYVFREYFKDFIETPLHLAFGDSVWLFSGTPFGLDIFTASIILAIMIIPTVSSVAREVMKAVPQQQKEAAYMLGATKWEMFKLAIFPYSKTGLIGASILGLGRAVGETMAVTMLIGNATGASAIPSSLFKPSQTMSSIIANEFVEASPAGLHLPALIGVGLILLGIAVCINVVAHLLVTRILKVKEGAMNN; translated from the coding sequence ATGTTCGTTCTGCATATAACCAATGATTTTTGTTGCAACTGTGTGGAGAGAAAAATAGTTACATCACATAAGCCGAAAATTAATTCTGATCAAATTTTCAAACTATGTGCAACAATTGCAGGAACATTTGTTTTAGTAATTATAGCTCTAATGGTATTTCAGTTAATTTCTGAATCATATCCAATTTGGGAAGAAGAAGGATTTTCATTTGTAATTGGAACTGATTGGAATGCAGTTGAAGGAAGGGAATCCTTTGGGGCATTGCCATACATTCTAGGCACGCTTACGACTGCTGCTTTGGCCATGGTGATTGGTGTTCCTCTCAGTATCGGCATTGCAATGTTTGTCTCTGATGCACCTCCAAAAATAGGTGCGCCATTGGGATTTCTAGTAGAACTTTTGACTGCGGTTCCAAGTATCATTTACGGTCTTTGGGGTCTGTATGTTTTCAGAGAATATTTTAAGGATTTTATTGAAACTCCACTTCATTTGGCATTTGGTGATAGCGTTTGGCTTTTTTCTGGAACTCCATTTGGATTGGATATTTTCACTGCAAGCATCATTCTTGCAATAATGATTATTCCCACTGTTTCATCAGTTGCACGAGAAGTAATGAAGGCAGTGCCTCAACAGCAAAAAGAAGCTGCATACATGTTGGGTGCGACAAAATGGGAGATGTTCAAGCTTGCAATATTCCCATATTCTAAGACAGGATTAATCGGAGCGTCAATTTTGGGTCTTGGAAGAGCAGTTGGAGAAACCATGGCAGTAACCATGTTAATTGGGAATGCTACTGGAGCTAGTGCTATACCTTCTTCTTTGTTTAAGCCGAGTCAGACCATGTCCAGTATTATTGCCAATGAATTCGTTGAAGCGTCACCTGCAGGACTGCATCTGCCAGCATTAATCGGAGTGGGTTTGATACTTTTAGGAATTGCAGTCTGCATTAATGTCGTTGCACATCTACTTGTTACAAGAATACTCAAAGTAAAAGAGGGGGCAATGAACAATTGA
- the pstA gene encoding phosphate ABC transporter permease PstA: MNVNKRQEYRTLFKQNVERRLFVDKIVRLVVIACVIIAIIPLGSILIEVFKNGMAAISIEFLTEVPGSIGSGEGGIGPAIQGTLIVIGMASMIGVPIGVLSGIFLSEFGDGKLAKSVRFFNDVFMEFPSILLGIFAFLAIVLVLGHFSVWAGAFALALIMFPIVARTTEESLKMVPITYREAGMALGLRHWVVTMRIVIAAAKNGMVTGVLLSVARIGGETAPLIMTILGSSLFFSNFDTPMDALPLRIWRLSLLPYDSAQMQGWGAALVLILIIIGINIGVRTLVLNKDDTYHFGRMIKEKIDGRK, encoded by the coding sequence ATGAATGTAAACAAGCGACAAGAGTATAGGACTCTTTTCAAACAAAATGTTGAAAGAAGATTATTTGTTGATAAAATTGTCCGTCTAGTTGTAATTGCTTGTGTGATAATTGCAATTATTCCGCTGGGCAGTATCTTAATAGAAGTATTCAAAAATGGAATGGCTGCTATTAGCATAGAGTTTCTGACTGAAGTCCCTGGTTCAATTGGTTCAGGTGAGGGAGGAATTGGTCCTGCAATTCAAGGAACTCTGATAGTAATTGGTATGGCAAGTATGATTGGTGTTCCTATCGGGGTTTTGTCAGGTATATTTTTGTCTGAATTTGGAGATGGCAAACTTGCAAAGTCTGTACGATTCTTCAATGATGTCTTTATGGAATTTCCATCCATTTTACTTGGAATTTTTGCATTCTTGGCTATCGTTCTAGTTTTAGGTCACTTTTCTGTATGGGCCGGTGCTTTTGCATTGGCGCTAATCATGTTCCCAATTGTAGCTCGAACTACGGAGGAATCTCTCAAAATGGTCCCAATAACTTACAGAGAAGCAGGGATGGCACTTGGTCTTAGACATTGGGTTGTAACAATGCGAATAGTGATTGCAGCAGCTAAAAATGGGATGGTTACTGGTGTGTTGTTATCTGTGGCAAGAATTGGTGGTGAGACTGCACCGTTAATCATGACAATTCTTGGAAGCAGTTTGTTTTTCAGTAACTTTGATACACCCATGGATGCATTGCCTTTGAGAATTTGGCGTCTGTCGTTGCTACCTTATGACAGTGCTCAAATGCAAGGGTGGGGTGCAGCTCTTGTCCTGATTTTGATAATTATTGGAATCAATATCGGAGTTAGAACTCTAGTTTTGAACAAGGATGATACGTATCATTTTGGAAGAATGATCAAAGAAAAGATAGATGGAAGAAAATGA
- a CDS encoding NADPH-dependent oxidoreductase, which translates to MSLKILGVASSMREISYSTQVLKLALEKAEKNGSETRILNLRELQLPMYHPEQNNSPELDRVTEHVKWADAFILASPDYHGSMSGVMKNFLDFFWSDFAGKTFGYVCASHEKGLTVMDQMRTAIRQCYGWSMPYGVSVNSDQDFDKQGNVTGKNILSRIETLGRDLTVYGSLIATQYQKDLQSEESDTFAAHYR; encoded by the coding sequence ATGAGTCTAAAAATATTGGGCGTGGCCTCCAGCATGAGAGAAATATCATACAGCACGCAGGTTCTGAAACTTGCGCTGGAAAAGGCAGAAAAAAATGGCTCAGAAACAAGAATTCTGAACCTGCGCGAATTACAGCTACCCATGTACCATCCAGAACAAAATAATTCGCCGGAACTTGATAGGGTTACAGAGCATGTGAAATGGGCAGATGCGTTTATCTTGGCATCTCCGGATTACCACGGTTCAATGTCGGGAGTAATGAAAAACTTTTTGGATTTTTTCTGGTCTGACTTTGCAGGAAAGACATTTGGCTACGTATGCGCATCACATGAAAAAGGCCTTACTGTAATGGACCAGATGAGAACCGCAATAAGACAGTGCTACGGATGGAGCATGCCATACGGCGTATCTGTGAACTCTGACCAAGACTTTGACAAGCAAGGCAACGTAACCGGCAAAAACATCCTTTCACGCATAGAAACACTTGGCAGGGACTTGACCGTATATGGAAGTCTAATCGCAACACAATACCAAAAAGACCTGCAAAGTGAAGAGTCAGACACGTTTGCCGCTCATTACAGATAA
- the pstB gene encoding phosphate ABC transporter ATP-binding protein, which yields MTVVTTKSNPIETQISSSENIPTVEDKFKMIAENVTISYGDKPAVKDVTMKFKEKSVTALIGPSGCGKTTFLRCLNRMHDMTKNAKVEGKVMIDGIDLYSKEIDPIYHRRKVGMVFQKPNPFPTMPVFDNVTAGLRLNGVRDKKILNEIVEDTLKMAYLWDEVKNDLKKPAVELSGGQQQRLCIARALAIQPEVLLMDEPASALDPIATQKIEETITELKKEFTIIIVTHNMQQAVRISDYTGFMYLGDLIEFRETKKLFTDPKNELTAKYVQGQFG from the coding sequence ATGACTGTAGTGACTACAAAATCCAATCCAATTGAAACGCAAATTTCTTCATCTGAAAACATTCCGACTGTAGAAGATAAGTTCAAAATGATTGCTGAGAATGTGACAATTTCTTATGGTGATAAACCAGCAGTCAAGGATGTTACAATGAAGTTCAAAGAAAAATCCGTAACTGCACTTATCGGTCCTTCCGGATGTGGAAAGACCACATTCCTCAGATGCCTTAACAGAATGCACGATATGACAAAGAATGCCAAGGTTGAAGGTAAGGTAATGATTGACGGTATTGATCTTTATTCAAAGGAAATCGATCCAATTTATCATAGACGAAAAGTTGGAATGGTATTTCAAAAACCAAACCCTTTCCCGACAATGCCCGTTTTTGACAATGTTACAGCAGGATTGAGGCTTAATGGAGTCAGGGACAAGAAAATTCTCAATGAAATAGTTGAAGATACTCTCAAAATGGCCTATCTTTGGGATGAAGTGAAAAATGACCTTAAAAAACCAGCGGTAGAGCTATCTGGCGGACAACAACAACGACTATGCATTGCAAGAGCTCTAGCTATCCAGCCCGAAGTCCTCTTAATGGATGAGCCCGCATCTGCATTGGATCCTATTGCAACTCAGAAAATTGAAGAGACTATCACCGAACTAAAAAAGGAATTCACAATAATTATCGTTACACATAACATGCAACAGGCGGTTCGTATCTCAGATTATACAGGATTCATGTATCTGGGGGATTTGATAGAGTTTAGGGAGACCAAGAAACTATTCACTGATCCAAAAAATGAACTGACTGCAAAATATGTTCAGGGGCAATTTGGATAG
- a CDS encoding phosphate uptake regulator PhoU produces MTRLIDPSLEKLSQIMTEMGDMAIACVSLAVDSYLEGENTNDEVHDLSDSIRNKYFEVEDLIFDMLLKYQPVADDFRLIRSSTEISYAFSRFGRYAYDITQVRDLFGNISECTNESLTEITKKVKHMIKQAVLSFAELDVRKAVKIQEDEAFIDRIYKERLPKLIESNNTKCALAEALLLRYLERIGDHAVFMSDAINYIVTGKHKPNEKRIASHTKYS; encoded by the coding sequence ATGACTAGGCTAATTGATCCCTCACTTGAAAAACTATCTCAAATCATGACTGAGATGGGAGACATGGCAATTGCATGTGTCTCATTGGCGGTTGACTCGTATCTTGAAGGGGAAAATACTAACGATGAAGTTCATGATCTGTCTGATTCGATTCGTAACAAGTATTTTGAAGTTGAAGATTTGATTTTTGACATGTTGCTAAAGTATCAACCAGTTGCAGATGATTTTAGACTGATTCGCTCATCCACAGAAATATCATATGCGTTTTCAAGATTTGGAAGGTATGCTTATGATATTACACAAGTACGGGATTTGTTTGGAAATATTTCTGAATGTACAAACGAATCCCTCACTGAAATTACAAAAAAGGTAAAACACATGATAAAACAAGCTGTTCTTTCCTTTGCCGAACTAGATGTGAGAAAGGCTGTAAAAATTCAAGAAGATGAGGCATTCATAGATAGAATCTACAAAGAAAGATTGCCAAAACTAATTGAATCAAACAACACCAAATGTGCCCTAGCTGAGGCCTTGCTCTTACGTTATCTTGAAAGAATTGGGGATCATGCAGTATTCATGAGTGATGCCATAAACTATATCGTTACTGGAAAACACAAGCCAAATGAAAAGAGAATAGCATCACATACCAAATACTCATAG
- a CDS encoding phosphate uptake regulator PhoU gives MSEIKQTRRLQIVGGSTYTVSLPKTWIDELQLKKNSDITLLKNRNDSITLFQEEQSRKNNAIALIGQRDSKESIRRKIIAMYLSGYKTIEIKTKGLEISSTHRVAIRDLVRTTLMGTEIIEASPEKIKLQVLTHLAQISFDIALKRMYVTATNMHQDAIEALKELDSESAEEVIKMDDEVDRFSLYLMRNLNLSLENVQILLDSGLEKPSDCLGYRTVVKCVERIADHAGLIAKKVKYLDSPIDKKILNELDEISNESLIVFENSITALSKRDYEMAEKVASSVTQVIEKEKKLMDSLKPDANTAIIKLILEDIRRTAEYSRDISEITIDETVQSVIEES, from the coding sequence ATGTCAGAAATTAAACAGACAAGACGATTACAGATAGTTGGCGGTTCAACGTATACTGTGTCATTGCCAAAGACATGGATTGACGAGTTGCAACTAAAGAAAAATTCTGACATCACCCTATTAAAAAATCGCAATGATTCAATTACATTATTTCAAGAAGAGCAAAGCAGGAAAAATAATGCCATTGCACTAATTGGACAAAGGGATTCAAAAGAATCCATAAGAAGAAAAATCATTGCAATGTATCTTTCAGGTTACAAAACTATTGAAATTAAAACCAAAGGATTGGAAATTTCCAGTACGCATAGAGTGGCAATCAGAGATCTGGTCAGAACCACACTTATGGGTACTGAGATTATTGAGGCAAGTCCAGAGAAAATAAAATTGCAAGTTCTAACACACCTTGCACAGATATCCTTTGATATTGCACTAAAAAGAATGTACGTTACTGCAACAAACATGCATCAGGATGCAATTGAGGCATTAAAGGAATTAGATTCAGAATCTGCTGAAGAAGTCATCAAAATGGATGATGAGGTAGACCGATTCAGTCTATATCTGATGAGAAATCTAAATTTATCATTAGAAAATGTGCAGATTCTACTTGATTCTGGGCTTGAAAAACCTTCAGATTGTCTAGGTTACCGGACAGTCGTTAAATGCGTTGAAAGGATTGCAGATCATGCCGGATTAATTGCAAAAAAAGTAAAATATCTAGATTCTCCAATAGACAAAAAAATTCTAAATGAACTAGATGAGATCAGCAATGAATCTCTTATTGTTTTTGAAAATTCCATCACTGCACTTTCCAAAAGAGATTACGAGATGGCAGAAAAAGTTGCATCAAGTGTGACCCAGGTAATAGAAAAAGAGAAAAAACTGATGGATTCTCTCAAACCAGATGCAAATACAGCAATAATAAAATTAATTTTAGAAGACATTAGAAGAACTGCTGAATATTCAAGGGACATATCTGAAATCACAATAGATGAAACAGTGCAAAGCGTCATTGAAGAATCTTAA
- a CDS encoding HAD hydrolase-like protein codes for MTRTIIFDFDGTIADTLDAVVKIVNDHSEDFDYNKVTKQDIPYLQGKKPREILSHLGISIFKLPSWIKKIHSEINKEIANMTPTVNISPLLSDLYDHTDIHLGILTSNTQENVQQFLEKNGLDFFEFVRTGKSVFGKSHLINMIVKQWYLNPNDVFYVCDEIRDIEAAKKSGIQSVAVTWGYNTKDALAKENPNFIATTPDELAKIIMA; via the coding sequence ATGACCAGGACAATAATTTTTGATTTTGATGGAACCATAGCTGATACGCTGGATGCGGTGGTAAAGATAGTCAATGACCATTCTGAGGATTTTGACTACAACAAGGTCACAAAGCAGGACATCCCGTATCTGCAAGGGAAAAAACCGCGAGAAATCCTGTCACATCTTGGAATTTCCATATTCAAACTTCCATCGTGGATAAAGAAAATTCATTCAGAGATAAACAAGGAGATCGCCAACATGACACCAACGGTAAACATTTCTCCGCTTTTGTCTGATCTGTATGATCACACGGACATTCATCTTGGAATTCTGACATCAAACACGCAAGAAAACGTACAGCAATTCCTGGAAAAAAACGGACTTGATTTTTTTGAATTTGTTCGCACCGGAAAAAGCGTATTTGGGAAGAGTCACCTGATCAACATGATAGTCAAGCAGTGGTATCTAAATCCAAATGATGTATTCTATGTGTGTGATGAAATAAGGGACATTGAGGCTGCCAAAAAGTCAGGAATTCAGTCAGTGGCAGTGACGTGGGGCTACAACACAAAGGACGCACTTGCAAAAGAAAATCCTAATTTCATAGCAACGACACCGGATGAACTAGCAAAGATCATCATGGCATAG
- a CDS encoding thermonuclease family protein, translated as MKKGMMIGIGIIIVIIAGYGITQNQDTESISDDSSVEIAAENLQTSDASSKHTQSMMSNTFDTSKNQLQDCSGSAKCVTGTVTKIIDGDTIHVNEQSVRFALTSAPNLEGYGGADSRDFIQTVCPVGSEVLIDEDDGHVLDDHARIVGMITCNGVILNQELLDANLGHLEIRFCPSSEFANETWAIKHGCVRE; from the coding sequence ATGAAGAAAGGAATGATGATCGGAATTGGAATAATCATAGTAATTATTGCAGGATACGGTATCACTCAAAACCAAGACACTGAGTCAATCTCAGATGATTCGTCTGTCGAAATTGCTGCAGAGAATTTGCAAACATCAGATGCATCATCAAAGCATACTCAAAGTATGATGTCAAACACGTTTGATACTTCCAAGAATCAGTTGCAGGACTGTTCCGGATCTGCCAAATGCGTCACGGGAACAGTGACAAAAATAATTGACGGAGACACCATTCATGTCAACGAACAATCAGTGCGATTTGCATTAACCTCAGCTCCGAACTTGGAGGGATACGGAGGTGCGGATTCAAGAGATTTTATTCAGACAGTCTGCCCAGTCGGCTCTGAAGTGCTAATTGATGAAGATGACGGACATGTCTTGGATGATCATGCCAGAATAGTCGGGATGATTACATGCAACGGCGTAATTCTCAATCAGGAACTGCTTGACGCAAACCTGGGACATTTGGAAATACGATTCTGCCCTTCAAGTGAATTTGCAAACGAAACTTGGGCTATCAAACACGGATGCGTCAGAGAATAG
- a CDS encoding DnaJ domain-containing protein — MIFLEIFDRHAQYYLEKTSKRKERSCHMLRYPCANCKKTFHRIDLWPHPEKSDMFICRKCNTARRLEKQKSFESDFRGFRDRQDYVRQEATFQTDQSRVSDDEFDEIIQEFEQAHWMGISKAESLTHKKYIESLFKREFWNRIHNKHKKSHEKISQLSEESDMAIHYNLLGVSRDSTDVQVKGAYRRLILKWHPDKNPHELKYAEKMLISVKLAFDEIMKSRTSNS, encoded by the coding sequence ATGATCTTTTTGGAAATTTTTGATCGTCATGCTCAGTATTACCTTGAGAAAACATCAAAAAGAAAAGAAAGGTCATGCCATATGTTGAGATATCCTTGTGCCAATTGTAAAAAGACGTTTCATAGAATTGATTTGTGGCCACATCCTGAAAAATCTGACATGTTTATCTGCAGGAAATGCAATACTGCCAGACGGTTAGAAAAGCAAAAATCCTTTGAGAGTGACTTTAGAGGATTCAGAGACAGACAAGACTATGTTAGGCAAGAAGCAACTTTTCAAACTGATCAGTCCAGGGTTTCAGATGATGAATTCGATGAGATCATTCAAGAGTTTGAGCAGGCACATTGGATGGGAATATCAAAAGCAGAATCGCTTACGCACAAGAAATACATCGAATCATTGTTCAAAAGAGAGTTCTGGAATAGAATCCATAACAAGCATAAAAAAAGTCATGAGAAAATATCGCAGTTATCTGAGGAATCCGACATGGCAATACACTACAACTTACTGGGAGTGTCCAGGGATTCTACCGACGTGCAAGTCAAGGGTGCATACAGGCGCCTAATTCTAAAATGGCATCCTGACAAAAACCCTCACGAGCTAAAATATGCTGAGAAAATGCTCATTTCCGTCAAGCTGGCATTTGATGAAATTATGAAAAGCAGGACATCAAATTCATAA